The following proteins are co-located in the Pseudomonas antarctica genome:
- a CDS encoding TonB-dependent receptor family protein yields MLLRQPPLLFAALTLSSLAHAETLQLAPVEVTSSEASAGEVAQAQLKSVPGGTNYIDMSSVQQGRVSTNEDVFKYQPGVYAKAANNEGVKLSIRGSGLNRSPGAHASGLYEMFDGLPLTGPGGTPYELKDPLWQSRVEVLRGANGFDQGALALGGSVNYITHTGYDAPKLQLRYEAGSRGYAQREISSGQVLGDADYYISLTDSESDGYQHQSAGTGKGVAANFGYRFNPDLETRFYFRYRETTNDSPGKLTRYQIRHDPSAANSLNAARDSKRLQPGSTWIANKTTLQLDDHSRVEVGLAYHDYPMDLREGTNRLKVAYTDVSGTFNYIRQDSLFGHDSNTTIGLRTTQAMPNNGASEYVRTPVGNTATYAPGTKTRDYSYLGSDSVLHVGNELELVPDLWLTTGLAAIYTRRETQVTYPEGQAPLSQHDWDYAPRIGLRYDFTPQLQVYGNLSRSVEPPHAWSMIWGSNKYFPNGSGPATGLQREGVSLRNQTATTLEVGGRGEQWFGQWDLALYRSEVRHELLTVETQAQTANSSAIVAESNASPTVHQGVELGLLSPLWDGGRNGQLALRQAYTFSDFHYRNDDRFGDNTLPGIPKHYYQAQLRYSHPTGFYTSLNTEHASRVAVDYANSYFAAAYTTLGATFGYDAPKQDWQAWVDLRNLTNRRYANTVTPGYDDKGMDVARSTPADGRGIYTGVSWSWR; encoded by the coding sequence ATGCTGTTGCGCCAACCTCCGCTCCTTTTCGCCGCCTTGACCCTCAGTTCACTGGCGCACGCCGAGACACTGCAACTGGCGCCCGTCGAAGTCACCAGCAGCGAAGCCAGCGCGGGCGAAGTGGCCCAGGCGCAGCTGAAAAGCGTGCCCGGTGGCACCAACTACATCGACATGAGCAGCGTGCAACAGGGCCGGGTGAGCACTAACGAAGATGTGTTCAAGTACCAGCCCGGGGTGTACGCCAAGGCGGCGAACAATGAAGGGGTGAAGCTGTCGATCCGTGGTTCCGGATTGAACCGCAGCCCCGGCGCCCACGCCTCCGGGCTGTATGAAATGTTCGACGGTTTGCCGCTGACCGGCCCGGGCGGCACACCCTACGAGCTCAAGGACCCACTGTGGCAAAGCCGCGTCGAGGTGCTGCGCGGCGCCAACGGCTTTGATCAGGGCGCGCTGGCCCTGGGCGGCTCGGTCAACTACATCACCCATACCGGCTATGACGCGCCCAAGCTGCAACTACGTTATGAAGCAGGCAGCCGCGGCTATGCCCAGCGCGAGATCAGTTCCGGCCAGGTGCTGGGGGACGCCGACTACTACATCAGCCTCACCGACTCCGAATCCGACGGCTACCAGCACCAGAGCGCCGGCACCGGCAAGGGCGTCGCGGCCAACTTCGGTTACCGTTTCAATCCGGACCTGGAGACGCGTTTCTATTTTCGCTACCGCGAAACCACCAACGACTCACCCGGCAAACTGACGCGCTACCAGATCCGTCACGACCCGAGCGCCGCCAACAGCCTGAATGCCGCCCGCGACTCCAAACGCCTGCAGCCCGGCTCGACCTGGATCGCCAACAAGACCACCTTGCAGCTGGACGATCATTCGCGCGTCGAAGTCGGGCTGGCCTATCACGACTACCCGATGGACCTGCGCGAAGGCACCAACCGCCTGAAAGTCGCCTACACCGACGTCAGCGGCACCTTCAACTACATCCGCCAGGACAGTCTGTTCGGCCACGACAGCAACACCACGATTGGCCTGCGCACCACCCAGGCGATGCCGAACAACGGCGCCTCTGAATACGTGCGTACCCCAGTCGGTAACACTGCGACGTATGCCCCCGGCACCAAGACTCGCGACTACAGCTATTTGGGCTCCGACAGCGTCCTGCATGTCGGCAACGAACTGGAATTGGTCCCGGACCTGTGGCTGACCACTGGCCTGGCCGCGATTTACACGCGCCGCGAAACCCAGGTCACCTATCCCGAAGGCCAGGCGCCGCTCAGTCAACATGATTGGGACTACGCGCCACGCATTGGCCTGCGGTATGACTTCACCCCGCAATTGCAGGTGTACGGCAACCTGAGCCGCTCGGTCGAGCCGCCGCACGCGTGGTCGATGATCTGGGGTTCCAATAAGTACTTTCCCAACGGCAGCGGCCCGGCTACCGGTTTGCAACGCGAAGGCGTGAGTTTGCGCAATCAGACCGCTACCACCCTGGAGGTCGGCGGGCGCGGCGAGCAGTGGTTCGGCCAGTGGGACCTGGCGCTGTACCGCTCCGAAGTGCGCCACGAATTGCTCACGGTCGAAACCCAGGCCCAAACCGCCAACAGCAGTGCGATTGTTGCCGAGTCCAACGCCAGCCCAACCGTGCATCAAGGCGTGGAACTGGGCCTGCTCAGCCCACTGTGGGACGGTGGTCGCAACGGCCAGCTTGCCCTGCGCCAGGCCTACACCTTCAGCGACTTCCACTACCGCAACGATGACCGTTTCGGCGACAACACCTTGCCGGGCATCCCCAAACATTACTACCAGGCGCAACTGCGCTACAGCCATCCGACCGGTTTCTACACCAGCCTCAACACCGAGCATGCATCGCGGGTGGCGGTGGACTACGCCAACTCCTACTTTGCTGCGGCCTACACCACACTCGGCGCCACGTTCGGCTACGACGCACCGAAGCAGGACTGGCAAGCCTGGGTCGACCTGCGCAACCTCACTAACCGGCGCTATGCCAACACCGTCACACCGGGTTACGACGACAAGGGGATGGATGTTGCGCGATCCACGCCGGCCGACGGTCGGGGCATTTACACCGGCGTGTCATGGAGCTGGCGTTAA
- a CDS encoding helix-turn-helix domain-containing protein codes for MNFLQVLAEPSEPLPKPGLDDDDTSLCVAQNLQRLRSKRYLSLDGLARACGVSRAMLAQIESGRSVPSIKVLCKIAKGLKVSVAAFLEDRAFEGVEVLPAQHSKRLVSADGAFVSRALFPYDTARQSEFYEIRLRALGEEVSEGHGPGIQENLVVAQGVLEVSVNEERYLLSTGDSILFYADQPHRYRNPADSEAVAFLVITYPERLD; via the coding sequence ATGAATTTTCTGCAGGTGCTGGCCGAGCCCTCCGAACCGCTTCCCAAGCCTGGCCTGGATGACGACGACACCAGCCTGTGTGTGGCGCAGAACCTGCAACGGCTGCGCAGCAAACGCTACCTTTCCCTGGACGGCCTGGCACGCGCCTGCGGCGTCAGCCGGGCGATGCTCGCGCAGATCGAGTCCGGCCGCAGCGTGCCGTCGATCAAGGTGCTGTGCAAAATCGCCAAGGGTTTGAAGGTGTCGGTGGCGGCGTTCCTGGAAGATCGCGCCTTTGAAGGCGTCGAGGTGTTGCCGGCGCAACACAGCAAACGCCTGGTGAGTGCCGACGGTGCGTTTGTCAGCCGCGCGTTGTTTCCCTACGACACGGCGCGCCAGTCCGAATTCTACGAGATCCGCCTGCGCGCCCTCGGCGAGGAAGTCTCCGAAGGCCACGGCCCCGGCATCCAGGAAAACCTGGTGGTGGCCCAAGGCGTATTGGAAGTCAGCGTCAACGAGGAGCGCTACCTGCTCTCCACCGGCGACTCGATCCTGTTCTATGCCGACCAGCCCCACCGCTACCGCAACCCTGCGGACAGCGAGGCGGTGGCGTTCCTGGTGATCACCTACCCGGAACGGCTGGACTGA